A DNA window from Hordeum vulgare subsp. vulgare chromosome 1H, MorexV3_pseudomolecules_assembly, whole genome shotgun sequence contains the following coding sequences:
- the LOC123412867 gene encoding salutaridine reductase-like, with the protein MEGAISSWPNSRIAVVTGGNKGIGFEVCRQLASYGITVVLTARDETRGAEAVERLRALGVTDVIFHQLEITDASSITTLVDFLEARFGKLDILVNNAAVVGVEYFKQLDTKKEKFAGLDFYQRIEWMFKNVNERIDGARKSVQTDYYGTKRVTEALLNLLQSSSDGRIVNVSSDFGLLRCISNEEVRQDLNDIDNLTEERLAELLDKFLRDFEAGELEANGWPTGFSAYRVAKAAMNAYTRLLARRHPMLRINCAHPGYVKTDMTMGSGVLTTEEGARNVVKVVLLPEGGQTGKYFAKGEESSFM; encoded by the exons ATGGAAGGAGCCATCTCCAGCTGGCCCAACTCGAG GATTGCCGTCGTCACCGGCGGGAACAAGGGGATCGGATTCGAGGTCTGCCGGCAACTAGCTAGTTACGGAATCACAGTTGTTCTTACAGCCCGGGACGAGACGAGAGGGGCGGAGGCAGTAGAGAGGCTCAGAGCGCTGGGGGTCACCGATGTCATCTTCCACCAGCTAGAGATCACGGACGCTTCGAGCATTACTACACTGGTGGATTTCCTCGAGGCCCGTTTCGGGAAGCTGGACATCCTG GTGAATAACGCTGCAGTTGTAGGAGTTGAGTATTTCAAACAACTCGATACGAAGAAAGAAAAG TTTGCTGGCCTGGATTTTTACCAGAGAATCGAGTGGATGTTCAAGAATGTCAATGAACGGATCGATGGTGCAAGAAAAAGCGTGCAGACAGACTACTACGGCACGAAGCGTGTAACCGAAGCCCTACTGAATCTGCTGCAATCTTCCTCTGATGGAAGGATAGTGAATGTCTCCTCCGATTTCGGACTGCTAAGG TGTATCAGCAACGAGGAGGTGAGGCAGGATCTTAACGACATCGACAACTTGACGGAGGAGAGGCTGGCCGAGCTGCTGGACAAGTTCCTCAGGGACTTCGAGGCCGGTGAGCTGGAGGCGAACGGGTGGCCCACGGGGTTCTCGGCATACAGGGTCGCCAAAGCCGCCATGAACGCGTACACAAGGTTGTTGGCGAGGAGGCACCCCATGCTGCGCATCAACTGCGCGCATCCAGGCTACGTCAAAACGGACATGACCATGGGCTCCGGTGTCCTGACTACTGAGGAGGGAGCACGCAATGTGGTGAAGGTTGTGCTGCTGCCGGAAGGCGGGCAGACGGGCAAGTACTTCGCCAAGGGTGAGGAGTCATCGTTCATGTGA